From the Saccharomycodes ludwigii strain NBRC 1722 chromosome I, whole genome shotgun sequence genome, one window contains:
- the RIB1 gene encoding GTP cyclohydrolase II (similar to Saccharomyces cerevisiae YBL033C | RIB1 | RIBoflavin biosynthesis), whose amino-acid sequence MTITPIKPENHINAATTDTNNKLPIVDCVARARIPTTNGPEIFLHLYKNNQDDKEHLAIVFGEDIRSRSLFKRKTPDESQKDRMIRGAYCGKLYPGRNIADEYRDPKTNELLEKLYFDKESGELLSPSNTTNTTTWDSQNPTVVRIHSECYTGETAWSARCDCGEQFDRAGEYITNVNGGNGHGVIVYLRQEGRGIGLSEKLKAYNLQDLGADTVQANLLLKHPADARDFSIGISILVDLGIHNVKLLTNNPDKINQVEYPPLLHVVQRIPMIPLSWTNSEKGVHSKEVDGYLRTKIVKMGHLLNEPIKLHEPK is encoded by the coding sequence ATGACTATTACTCCTATTAAACCCGAGAACCATATTAATGCCGCTACAACTGACACTAATAACAAACTACCTATAGTAGACTGTGTAGCTAGAGCTAGAATACCCACAACAAATGGTCCCGAAATTTTCCTTCATTTATATAAGAATAATCAAGATGACAAAGAGCATTTGGCTATAGTTTTTGGAGAAGATATTAGATCAAGgtcattatttaaaagaaaaacaccTGACGAATCTCAAAAAGATAGAATGATCAGAGGTGCTTACTGTGGTAAATTATACCCCGGGAGAAACATCGCAGATGAGTATAGAGATCCTAAAACAAACGAACTATTGGAGAAACTCTATTTTGATAAAGAAAGTGGCGAATTACTATCTCCCAGTAACACAACTAATACGACTACATGGGATTCACAAAACCCCACTGTTGTTAGAATACATTCGGAATGCTATACTGGGGAAACCGCCTGGAGTGCAAGATGTGATTGCGGTGAACAATTTGATCGTGCAGGAGAATATATTACTAACGTGAACGGTGGTAATGGCCATGGTGTTATAGTGTATTTAAGGCAGGAGGGTAGAGGTATTGGTTTGagtgaaaaattaaaagccTACAACTTACAAGACCTAGGTGCTGATACTGTACAGGCTAATTTATTGTTGAAACATCCAGCAGATGCACGTGACTTTTCTATAGGTATTAGTATACTAGTTGATTTGGGAATACATAatgttaaattattaactaATAATCCTGATAAGATTAACCAAGTTGAATACCCACCGTTACTTCATGTTGTACAAAGAATACCAATGATACCTCTGTCTTGGACTAATTCTGAAAAAGGTGTTCACTCCAAAGAGGTGGACGGTTACTTAAGAACTAAGATCGTGAAAATGGGTCACTTGCTAAATGAGCCCATAAAGTTGCACGAACCCAAATAG
- a CDS encoding uncharacterized protein (similar to Saccharomyces cerevisiae YBR085C-A | protein of unknown function) produces the protein MTTITSNNNSTAPSTAGNDDTSFIVQQPPLYKHTNNSLVGSTGSFYNSMPVELTTKAGYLDFIKKQEKLKGEELNTKFADDDEGKALVTTSKGEILASVSGEALTYLKGLI, from the coding sequence atgactACAATCACCTCAAACAACAATAGCACCGCTCCAAGCACTGCCGGCAACGATGACACGTCGTTTATTGTACAACAACCTCCTTTATATAAACATACAAATAATTCCTTGGTTGGATCTACTGGATCTTTCTATAATTCAATGCCAGTAGAACTAACTACAAAGGCTGGATACCtagattttattaaaaaacaagaaaaactAAAAGGCGAAGAATTAAACACAAAATTTGCTGACGATGACGAGGGGAAAGCCTTGGTTACAACTAGTAAGGGTGAAATTCTAGCTAGTGTTAGCGGGGAAGCTTTAACTTATTTAAAGGGTCTAATCTAG